In Betta splendens chromosome 3, fBetSpl5.4, whole genome shotgun sequence, the genomic window AACCTGGTTCGTGGCCCCGTTCATCAGCGGTGACATTTTGACCTCGTTCACCCTCAGGCAGCGCACGTCTTCACACCTACATCACAGCTGGTTAGTTCAAACGTAATGAGAGGCCGTCAGAAGATACGgagcttttaattaaaacatgagaaggagaaagagacgCGAGGTCTATTTCTCTCTAAAGGTATGAAAACAGAGGACATGCTGTAAGATCAGTGTCGCGTTACGCAGAGATGAGACAAggaaagtaaaatattaaactgGAGTCATAACGTAAGAAGTAGAAAAGAAGCAGCACATTAGTACTATTCATAACAGAGCAAGAAGAACCGTTAGACAAGACACTGGACCCGGAAGTGTCCAAAACCCCATATTCGATTAATTATGAATCTATAAAGCAGAGAGAGTAATAGCACTAGTCACTGTAGTAGACTGATATTAGTAACGGCCCAGTTTAATCAATGATCCACTGCTTCTTTACTCTAAATTGTGTTTGGAACGAGGCCAAAGCTGCAACAAGTGCCGCAACCATTAGAATGATTACCAGCATCTTCACCTGTTCTAAACACGGAacagctccacctccatcaACTATCATTAACGAGCTGTCAGTACTATAGTGGTGTAAACTTCACTCGTCGCCTTCAGATATTCATGCTTTTAAgttataaatgtaaaaatgaaaagttAAATTCCCACATTGCCCGTTTAACGCGTCATTCGTTTAAATCAGCAGCTCATTGCAGGTGAGATCGGAGCACGGAACCAAACACGCGCGTCCGCGGCCGCAGAACCAAACACGCGCGTCCGTGGCCACGCCGTTCACTTTCCCGGTTAAACAGCTGATTTTCCATCCCGTCGTGCGACGCTAAGCAGATTGGCGCGGGTGGATTTAAGCCGTCGCCTTCTCACTCGCGCGCTGCGCTAACTTGTCCATTAAGGAGCCGACAGAGGAGACGCACAAACGGAGCGCAGGTCGGCGGCGTCGGTTCCGGAGGGTCCAGACGGAGAATGCGCTGACGACCGGACGGATCGGACGACGACGGACGCGGTCCGGAGACGGGAGCGCGCAGAGACGAGCCCGGAGCCCGAACGCCCCAGAACCGAACCTGCTCCCGCAACACCTTGATGCGGCTCATACATGAAAGCGACCGCCTGCGGAGTCGGAGAAGGAGCCCGTCAGCCCGGGGCGCGCGGCCCGACACCGGCCACCATGTCCGGCAACTCCTCTGACTTCCAGAACCGCACGGCGCCGGCGGACGCGGCCGCCCGCTACAACTTCCCGGCGCTCGCATTCGGCGTCGTGCTGATTGTGGTCATCGCCGGAGGAAACGTGCTCGTGTGTCTGAGCGTTTATTTGGAGAAGGCTCTGAAAACCACGACCAACTACTTCATAGTCAGTTTGGCGTTCGCGGACCTGCTGCtggcggttctggttctgccgcTCTTCGTTTACGCAGAGGTAAGAGTCGGCCTACAGGTTCGGGTCAGTCCGGAACCGGCACACGGAGTGGATGACGTATGTAGTTATTACTGTGTAGTTACGGTGACAGCAGGCTTTACGCAGACAGACTCATTAACTCCAGCGGGAATTAAAGGACCGAATGAAGTTCAGCTACAGTTTCTTAAGCAGCACTGACGTTGAGACAGATGAAAAAAGACCCCAAAGACGGGATCCACACAAAGAAGCAGGGACTGCAGGACAGGCTGCGTTGTTCACACTGTCACTGGGGTTCACGAGTGGAACGATAACACGTGATCAGATCCGTGCGAACCACCGGCAGAAAGATGAACCGTGAATAACATTATCCAGGCTGTGAAAGTACGTTACTGAGCAGCCTCACGCTTTCCTGTCTGAGGCTCAGGGTCCGCTTACAGTAAGTCCTTAATCAGCCACGCTGGTGATCTCGTTACTGGTGCAGGCACTTAATCCACCAGCACTGAACAGATGGTTGGATGCGAAGGAAACAGAGACCCTCCAGAAGTTAAAACCAGTTACCGGTCATCTGTCAGAATGTCCTGAACGTGACCTGCACCGGTGCTAGTCGGttaacgctgtgtgtgtgtgtgtgtgtgtctgtgtgtatgtgtgcgtgcatggatgtgtgtttgtgtttggatggatgtgcttgtgtgtgtgtgtgtgtgtgtgtgtgtgtgtgtgtgtatgtgtgcgtgcatgggtgtctgtttggatgtgtgtgtgtgtgtgcacgtgtgtgcgtggggtgtgtatgtgtgtgtgcatgggtgtgtgtttgtgtttggatgggtgtgtatgtgtgtatgtgtgcgtgcatgggtgtgtgtttgtgtttggatgggtgtgtatgtgtgtatgtgtgcgtgcatgggtgtgtgtttggatggatgtgtgtgtgtatgtgtgtgtgtgtgtgcacgtgtgtgtgtggggtgtgtgcgtgcatgggtgcgtgcatgggtgtgtgtttgtgtttggatgggtgtgtatgtgtgcgtgcatgggtgtgtgtctgtgtgtgtgtgcgtgcatacgtGCGTAGTTCCAGGGGGGAGTCTGGTCCCTCAACATGCTGGTGTGCGACGCCCTGATGACCATGGATGTGATGCTGTGCACCGCGTCCATCTTCAACCTCTGCGCCATCAGCGTGGACAGGTACGCGCGTCGCGTCACACCACCGCTGAGGACCCACAAACAGCCGCCGCTGACTGGAATGTTGAGCGGGTGTTGTCGGGTCTTGGCAGGTTCATTGCCGTGTCCGTCCCGCTGAACTACAACCGCCGGCACGTGGACCGGCGGCAGCGGGTGCTGCTGGCGGCCACGTGGCTGCTGGCGCTGGCCGTGGCGTCGCCCGTCGTCTTCGGCATCAACGACGTGGGCGGCCGCGACCCGCGCGAATGCAAGCTGGAGGACGCCAACTACGTGGTGTACTCGTCCGTGTGCTCCTTCTTCATCCCCTGCCCCATCATGGTGCTGCTCTACGTGGGCGTGTTCCGCGGCCTCCGGCGCTGGGAGGAGACCCGCAAGGCCAAGCTGCGCAGCAGCATCGAGgcctgcaggaagctgcagcacgccgccgcggccggcgccgggccCGGACCCGGCCCGCTGCCCATGCCCCTGCCCCGGGTCATCGAGCGGGACCTGGCCCAGTCCCGCATGGACGACACGGACGACGACGTGCAGCAGGAGATCCCGTACCCGCGGCAGTACAGGGAGAACTCTGTGCCCACGGTGAcgttcagccagcagcagaggaggaagagggccAAGATCAACAGCAGGGAGAGGAAGGCCATGAGGGTGCTGCCCGTGGTAGTGGGTGAGTACGCACGTAGCACGCACCTCCAtccaacacgcacacacacaccccagccCCGAACcctcacaaataaaggcagacgtctcacctttgctctaatccaaaccTCAATTCAAGccttagccctaaaatcacatcttgaccctcgaAAAGGCCTtgaaagttgtggggcccagccaaagggcccACATTCAGCCCCACTCCAACGTAACCGCAAGGAaacggaaacacacacacacacgcacacactggggctcgctcagacacacacacacacacacacacacacacacacacacacacacacacacacacacacacacacacacacacacacacacacacacacacacacacacacacacacacacacacacacacacacacacacacacacacacacacacacacacacacacacacacacacacacacacacacggctctgGTTCCGCTGAGTGAAGCCtcagaagcagaggagctgctaAACTGAAGTTGAATCAGTTTGCTTCAAGTAGAAGTTCTAAGAAGCTGACGCTGTTCCAGCACTAATAAACTGCACATTATCAGACGTGGGGGGTTTTCAAAGGAAGGATTACGGAAGACGTGGCTGACGAGCGTCGGACCAGCGGTGAAGGGGTTAAGCCCCCGTCTGTCATTGgctgaatgtgtgaatgtgtgaatgagtgaaggagaagtgtgcttcCTGTTCAAACACGTCACTGACCACATGTTCATGCGCTGCAGCTCAAACTCAGGGATCCTGATCACATCATTGGCTCCTCCACAGTAAAGTCTCTATGGACCTCACCTTGACCTTCACTAGTACGACTAAattcttttcatgttttaagCCCAGGACGTAAAATTCTCCCTATTAGTTTCCCTGCTGCAGTATTCGAGCGCCATGTAACTAGATGCTGTAGTTTGATGCAACCAGGGAACGCGTTACTGACCATCTTTCCACAGATTTGAACTAAACTTGGAGGAAGTTAAACTCTGACCCTTAAACCTGTCATTATTTGAACTTGAGAAGCATTTGAAAAACTAAAGGTGTCACAGATTAAGAGAAGTAAAACAGTCCTTTGGTCATTTCCATGTTCAGACCTGACTCTGGATGTGATGATGGTCGTTATCGTCACATCCAGGTTCAGGTGTGTCGTAACTAAACATAGTCAACAATCATGTCATTAACACAAACTGCTTCTGTTTAGAACATCGATCAGGTTCAGTGGCTCCTCTTAAGGTTCATTACTTATAAAAAGCCAAACAAACCAGTAAAGTATTATCTGAATTTCTCACTTTCCTTCTACAGTAGGTTGGATTTCGACAGCAGTCACTTATTTGTTAATTGGCTCCGTTTGGTGTTCGTTTacttgtaaaatgtgttttctcacCAACGGTAGAAACCTTTTCCCGTTGAAatgcttcttcctctgctgtctgAGTGTGAAGCGCACCTTCCACTGTGGATGTGCGTTTGGGCTCTCATTTATTCATGAAGCAGCCACGGCGCCAGACGCTGCTGACAGCCGGCGAGCTGCGTTACTTCTTCACACTCTCCTTCTTCCCAAAGCTGCCGCTCACTGACCACAGCCGTGCATCAGTGTCTGTGCGGCCCCAGCCCACGTTCCTGCAGGTTCTGTTGGGACTGGCGGCCCCTCAACGAGCACAACGCAAGCAAAGCTTTTCATCAGACGAGGTGTCTGTGCGAAGAATGCGGCTTTGATTCCTTCCCCATTTGTGGCAAATGACAGCTGCTGCATGTGCTACAGGTGACTTCAGTCGCGGGTTATTAAGCAAAGTCCATCCATCAACCTCAACACGCGGCTCATAAATCACTCTGCTGCGTTTTATCCCCGGCGTGCGGCGACGTGTGGGGACAAATGGCCTCAGTTATCAGTGACAGTCCTCACTAATTATGGAAACTCAGCTTATTAAGGTGAGTTATCATTTTCTGCTCAGCTGTTCGTGCTCAGGGAGCAACGTGCTGGGGACGGACGCCTGTCTCAGGACAGGCCGTAAATCAGACGCACAAAGGGATCTGCAGGCGCGTCTGGAAGGTCAATAACGTCTTCCACCTCGGTGGTCACTTCGGAGAAGTTATTTCTGTTCCCTGCCTTGATCCTTTTGGCAACTCTGGCACCAACATAAATAATTTCCTGTGAATGAGTTGTGGCGGAAAAAAGTCAAGAAATCCAAAATTTATCGAACATCCCCCGGCAGTAATGTCTGTGGTTAGAAttagcagagacagagggaccATACATTTCTCCTTGGTCGCAAATGAGCCCAGTCCGGTCATGAATCATTTAAAGACTCGCTGTCAGGTCACAGTGAAAAACAACGTCTTGATTCCTTAATTCGGcacacatcctgctgcagcgaCACAAAGACGCAGGGAGGGATTAGAGGAAAGTAGAAACGAAAGGTGAGCTCAGCGAGGATGAGGCTGTCAGAGGACATAAAACCATCCCCGCTGTGAAGCAGAGAGGGGACCAGGTTACGCTGTGGAGGAGGCGCTGCCTCCAGTCTGTGTGCAGCGCAGGGGAATCAGACGGTTACGACTCTGGAAGGAAACTGTCAGCGGCAAGTCACAGATAACGCCTCGAAATATAGTCAGAAAGCTGGAGAGCTTGACTGAAAAAAAGTACATTCAGGCTGGAGGTTTGTGTCCAAAACAGCATCTCACCTAAAAGAACCATAAGAGGGTTGTGTTTTGGCCCATCGGGTCCTGGGAGACGTTTCAGTCCGACTCACTCTTCTCGTCTTTCCACCTCCACGCAGGCTGCTTCCTCTTCTGCTGGACTCCGTTCTTCGTGGTCCACACCATGCGCGCCGTGTGTCTGACGTGCGACATCCCCCCCGGCCTGATGAGCACCGTCACCTGGCTGGGCTACGTCAACAGTGCTctcaaccccatcatctacACCATCTTCAACACGGAGTTCAAAAAGTTCTTCAAGAAATGCtttaagagctgctgctgacgctggATATCCCTCCACTGGAAGCACTGAGCTCAGACACGCTGATCAAAGTCCAGTGTTCAGTTAATGTGACTGCTAGGTTCCGTCCAGTCTCCTCACGGTCTCTGGGAATCACTGCACAGACAAAAAACTGGTGGAAACCTGCTCAGAGCAGCGAAAGAGAAACTCTATTATCTTCACCAAGGattttgtgcttctctctctgagCACAGAGCTGCATGTTATAACACGCTGCAGAGCACAGGAGGGTCCGTCTGAggccacagcaacacaaagactggtgaaaagattttatttttaatgcaagAAATGCTAAAATGACTCCAAATGTTGGAAAACATTCGCTCTATTGCCAAAAGTGAGACTGAAGGATCGACACCCGTCAAGTTCGATTAGGGCAGTTTAGCATTAAGGCTGTGAAAAAAGGCCGAGGTCTGGTCTGAAGTCCCCTAAAGTCGAGCTTTATCCACATTTTGCCAGCGTACT contains:
- the drd4b gene encoding dopamine receptor D4b isoform X2 is translated as MKATACGVGEGARQPGARGPTPATMSGNSSDFQNRTAPADAAARYNFPALAFGVVLIVVIAGGNVLVCLSVYLEKALKTTTNYFIVSLAFADLLLAVLVLPLFVYAEFQGGVWSLNMLVCDALMTMDVMLCTASIFNLCAISVDRFIAVSVPLNYNRRHVDRRQRVLLAATWLLALAVASPVVFGINDVGGRDPRECKLEDANYVVYSSVCSFFIPCPIMVLLYVGVFRGLRRWEETRKAKLRSSIEACRKLQHAAAAGAGPGPGPLPMPLPRVIERDLAQSRMDDTDDDVQQEIPYPRQYRENSVPTVTFSQQQRRKRAKINSRERKAMRVLPVVVGCFLFCWTPFFVVHTMRAVCLTCDIPPGLMSTVTWLGYVNSALNPIIYTIFNTEFKKFFKKCFKSCC
- the drd4b gene encoding dopamine receptor D4b isoform X1, which encodes MGVCLDVCVCVHVCAWGVYVCVHGCVFVFGWVCMCVCVRAWVCVCVWMGVYVCMCACMGVCLDGCVCVCVCVCARVCVGCVRAWVRAWVCVCVWMGVYVCVHGCVSVCVCVHTCVVPGGSLVPQHAGVRRPDDHGCDAVHRVHLQPLRHQRGQVRASRHTTAEDPQTAAADWNVERVLSGLGRFIAVSVPLNYNRRHVDRRQRVLLAATWLLALAVASPVVFGINDVGGRDPRECKLEDANYVVYSSVCSFFIPCPIMVLLYVGVFRGLRRWEETRKAKLRSSIEACRKLQHAAAAGAGPGPGPLPMPLPRVIERDLAQSRMDDTDDDVQQEIPYPRQYRENSVPTVTFSQQQRRKRAKINSRERKAMRVLPVVVGCFLFCWTPFFVVHTMRAVCLTCDIPPGLMSTVTWLGYVNSALNPIIYTIFNTEFKKFFKKCFKSCC